One Comamonas odontotermitis genomic window, CGGCACACCCAGGCCCAGCAGGCGGATGCCGCCCACAGTTTCGCTGAAGGTTTTGACTGGTCGCGAACCAGCTTCCATATGCAGGCAATGGCTGTAATCACCCGCCCGCGCGACGAGAAACAAGGGCTCATCCACGCGACGAGCAAGGGATTTCATCAAGGCCGTGTATTGCCGCACCAACGGGGGCCGAGGCATGCTGGCCTGGCCCAGGGCATAGGCTTCCAGACCCAGACGATAGCCTTCGGTGCGCGCTTCTCGGTGCACCAATTGGTGCCGCTCCAGCGCTTTGATCAAGCGATGCACGGTGGTGCGATCCAGCCCCGCCCGCTGCACCAGCGCCGGGATCTTGATGCCTTCTCCATGTTGGGCTGCCACCAGACTCAATAGCTCTAGGGCGCGATCCACACTTTGGGCACCATGGGATCGGCCTGGGCCGCTTCCATCTGCGGCTATTTGCTTAGCTTTCGTCATGGCTACATAGTGCACCTTCACAGGCATTGACACCCTCGGGTAATCCCTGATTTGTGCACATAGTGCACAAAACCTGCTTTTTCGTTTGTCTTGTCGAACTGCATCTTTTTCAATCACGGACAACACCATTGATTGCCCTTGCGCAGCTTTCCCCATGACACCGTTTGACACCCGCATTCAAGTCCACAGCCCAGAGTACGGGCTGCAGCGCTCCGGCATGCTCGCACTGATTGAGCAGTTGCAGGCACTGGAGCAGCGTGCGATGCACAAGTCTGCCCAGGCCAAGGCCACCTTTGCCAAGCGCGGCGCATTGCTCCCCCGCGAGCGCCTTGCTCGCCTGCTCGATCCGCTTGCGCCGTTTCTGCCGCTGTGCAATTTGGCAGGCTATGGCATGGACAGCGACGATCTGGATGCAACCATCCCTGGCGGCTCTCAGCTTGCCGGCATCGGCATCGTCAATGGCGTGCGCTGCATGGTGGTGGCGACCGACTCGGGGATCAACGCCGGTGCACTGACCGAAGCGGGCAACCAGAAGCTCATGCGCTGCCAGGAGATTGCACTGGAGAACAAGCTGCCCTTCATCCATTTGGTGGAATCGGCCGGCTCCAACCTGCGCCAATACCGGGTGGACAAATTCATCCGGGGCGGCGGCATGTTCTACAACCTGGCCCGCATGTCGGCGGCTGGCTTGCCGGTCATCACTGTGGTGCACGGATCATCCACCGCAGGCGGTGCCTATATGCCGGGTCTGTCGGACTATGTGGTCATGGTGCGCGGTCAGGCACGTGCATTTTTGGCCGGACCGCC contains:
- a CDS encoding IclR family transcriptional regulator → MIEKDAVRQDKRKSRFCALCAQIRDYPRVSMPVKVHYVAMTKAKQIAADGSGPGRSHGAQSVDRALELLSLVAAQHGEGIKIPALVQRAGLDRTTVHRLIKALERHQLVHREARTEGYRLGLEAYALGQASMPRPPLVRQYTALMKSLARRVDEPLFLVARAGDYSHCLHMEAGSRPVKTFSETVGGIRLLGLGVPSFAMLSHMGDGEVLAHYERFQEEYLKNRMTLARLRRWVEEGRKQGFSHIHGKGVRGVGVRFSFGVSGEAALGFVAPSSRLSRNAAIDIGNWLRQEVVAMQTHARF